In the Pseudolabrys taiwanensis genome, one interval contains:
- the hisI gene encoding phosphoribosyl-AMP cyclohydrolase produces MSSASKEIEEGTSFTPKFDANGLITAVVTDAANGDLLMVAHMNDEAVRRTIETGEAWYYSRSRGKLWKKGESSGHVQRVIELRVDCDQDALWLKVEQHGAGACHTGRRSCFYRTIPVGQKGAVGLVFKDGERLFDPDTVYTETKNS; encoded by the coding sequence ATGTCCTCCGCATCGAAAGAAATCGAAGAAGGTACGAGCTTCACGCCGAAGTTCGATGCCAATGGCTTGATCACCGCCGTCGTCACCGACGCGGCGAACGGCGACCTGCTGATGGTTGCGCACATGAACGACGAGGCTGTGCGCCGGACGATCGAGACGGGCGAGGCCTGGTACTACAGCCGCTCGCGCGGCAAGCTCTGGAAGAAGGGCGAGAGCTCCGGCCACGTGCAGCGCGTGATCGAACTGCGCGTCGACTGCGACCAGGATGCGCTGTGGCTTAAAGTCGAGCAGCACGGCGCGGGCGCCTGTCACACCGGCCGTCGATCGTGCTTCTACCGCACCATTCCGGTCGGCCAGAAGGGGGCTGTCGGGCTCGTTTTCAAAGATGGCGAGCGGCTTTTCGATCCGGATACCGTCTACACCGAGACGAAAAACTCCTGA
- a CDS encoding iron-sulfur cluster assembly scaffold protein, with the protein MINDVYNARILELAGNIPRLGRLAAPDASATAHSKLCGSTVTIDLKLEDGQVSDFAHDVKACALGQASSSIMARTIVGSKPAELRELRETMRKMLKENGPAPTGRWADLAVLEPVRDYKARHASTLLTFDAVVSALDQIEAKKQAAE; encoded by the coding sequence ATGATCAACGACGTTTACAACGCCCGGATCCTGGAACTGGCTGGCAATATCCCCCGCCTGGGCCGCCTCGCGGCCCCGGACGCCAGTGCGACCGCCCATTCCAAGTTGTGCGGCTCGACTGTGACGATCGACCTCAAACTGGAGGACGGGCAGGTCAGCGATTTCGCCCATGACGTGAAGGCCTGCGCCCTCGGCCAGGCCTCGTCCTCGATCATGGCCCGCACCATCGTCGGTTCGAAGCCGGCGGAACTACGCGAACTCCGAGAAACCATGCGCAAGATGCTGAAGGAAAATGGGCCGGCGCCAACCGGCCGTTGGGCCGATCTGGCGGTGCTGGAGCCGGTGCGCGACTACAAAGCGCGCCACGCCTCGACTTTGCTCACCTTCGACGCCGTGGTGTCGGCGCTCGACCAAATCGAGGCGAAGAAGCAGGCGGCGGAATAA
- the folE gene encoding GTP cyclohydrolase I FolE, which produces MDAKNANVKAWPLQGLSDHVRAAPTPAVPRPAREEAEAAVRTLLAYIGDDPNREGLLDTPKRVIGAFDELYQGYRECPAEVLDRTFGETAGYDDFVLVKDISFNSHCEHHMMPFTGRAHIAYMPVERVVGLSKLGRLVDVYAKRLQTQEHMTSQIATAINEILKPRGVAVLIEAEHTCMAHRGVAKQGATTVTTHFTGVFRDDPKELVRFMTMLRGAHG; this is translated from the coding sequence ATGGACGCGAAGAATGCCAATGTGAAAGCTTGGCCGTTGCAAGGCCTGTCCGACCACGTGCGGGCGGCGCCGACGCCGGCTGTGCCGCGCCCCGCGCGCGAAGAGGCCGAAGCCGCGGTACGGACGCTGCTTGCCTATATCGGCGACGACCCGAACCGCGAGGGCCTGCTGGACACGCCGAAGCGCGTCATCGGCGCCTTCGACGAGCTGTATCAGGGCTATCGCGAGTGCCCGGCCGAGGTGCTGGATCGCACCTTCGGCGAGACCGCCGGCTATGACGACTTCGTGCTGGTCAAGGACATCAGCTTCAACTCGCATTGCGAACACCACATGATGCCGTTCACCGGCCGGGCGCATATCGCTTATATGCCGGTGGAGCGCGTCGTGGGCTTGTCCAAGCTCGGCCGCCTTGTCGATGTCTACGCCAAGCGCCTGCAGACGCAGGAGCACATGACCTCGCAGATCGCCACCGCGATCAACGAGATCCTGAAGCCGCGTGGCGTCGCCGTGCTGATCGAAGCCGAGCACACCTGCATGGCGCATCGCGGCGTCGCCAAGCAGGGCGCGACGACGGTCACCACGCATTTCACCGGTGTTTTCCGCGACGACCCGAAGGAGCTGGTCCGCTTCATGACCATGCTGCGCGGGGCGCACGGCTGA